The DNA segment TCAACCAACCTAAATAAAATTGCAAAATAAGTCTTTAAATTAGAATGAATTTTTGCGGGGAAACAAATCAATACATACAACCTTCGCTCCTTTTATGAATTCTGATTAAATATCAAACAAAGGGAATGACTAATCCCAGGGTGAGAGGGCTAAGTTAAAAAGCGCCTCCTGATACTCTTAATCAAGAGGCGCTTTCCTATTTTTGCTTTCAGTTCTTACTCGGTCTAATCGTTACCTTCACTCCTTCTAATGATGACCTAAACATTTTAATTCTAGCAATGGATACAAAGGCTCATAAGATAGTGGCGCTTTTTCTATTATTTCATATACCAGCTACATACTTTTTGCCTTCTGACCGTTCGTTAAACTCTTCCTTCGCTCTTTCGAGTATATTGTTCCTATTCAATAATAGATCATAAGCTGTTAATGACATGGTTTTAGCTGCTAAGTGCATGCCTTGATAGCCAATGGAGGTTCCAAAAGAAGCGGTGGCCTGCCAAGAATGAAGCTGTACACCGACAGGCGCACAAGTAGTGCTGATCATCCCTGTTGGCGTAATGTAACTCACATCTCCAACATCGGTTGAACCTTGAATAGACTTTCCGGCTAATTGTTTATCATAGGAGAAGTTCGTTGGTAGTAACTCATCTACTGGATTACCAAATGTGCCGGTCGTGTTTTTTGACTTTATCGTTTCTACAAGCCTCTCAGCAAACGATTGTTCTTCTTCGGTAAAGGAGGGCAAGCTACCTTCTTGCATAGTGCTGAACATCAACTCATTTAAACTGTCATTTGGCAACGTATCATAAGGGAATGCCGAAACTTCATGTTCGACCTCTGTTTCGGTCATCAGGGCCGCACCTTTGGCAATATTTTTTACTCTTGTAAGGATGTCCTCGACCTGATTTTTGGATGAGGCCCTTATATAGTACCAGACGCTCGCTGCTTCAGGAACAATATTAGGTGCCAGCCCTCCATTTGTTATGACATAGTGAATCCGTGTCCCATCTGGCACGTGTTCCCGAAGATAGTTCGTTCCGACATTCATGAGTTCCACACCGTCAAGAGCACTTCTACCCGCATGAGGTGCGGCTGCGGCGTGTGCCGTAATCCCTTTGAAGTGAAATTTAATGGAAACCATCGCCTGCATACTCATATTCATGACGGTATTGGAGTTCCCAGGGTGCCATGTTAAGGCACAATCCAAATCATCAAAAACGCCAGCTTTAGCCATGTGGGTTTTCCCGGCAAGGACTTCTTCCGCCGGGCAACCATAATAGCGGATCGTGCCACTTAAGTCTTCCTCTGTCATTTTTTCTTTTAAAGCAATAACTGCTTCGACTCCGGCAGTCCCAAGTAAATTATGGCCGCACCCGTGACCAGGACCATTCGGAACAACTTCTTCTTGTGTAAAACCCGCTTTTTGGGAAAGTCCCGGTAAAGCATCAAACTCACCTAACACTCCAATAATAGGTTTGCCGCTGCCAAATTCAGCCACAAATGCTGTGTTCACATCACCAACTGGATTCTCTATGCGAAAACCTGCCTCCTTTAATGTAGTCATTTGCAGGTTAGAAGCATATTTTTCTTCATAAGCAAGCTGGGGATTGTCCCAGATATTTTGTGCTATTTCCGTGAATTTGTCTTGATTTTGTTCGATCCATTGTAATAAATCACTTCTACTCAAGATGTTCCCCTCCTCTTTTTCTAATGGAATCTATACTGATTGCTTAGCATCGTTTCTTTTTTCTAATAGAAGACAAATGCCGATCGTCAACACAATACATAGTAACATTTTTAAATAAACAACAAGTGCAGTCATGTTTATGATAAGTCCGATCAATAATGCTATGACTCCGTAAATTGGTTTTTTAATTGCGAACTGGGCTAACACTCCACCGAAGATCGCTGGTAAAACAAGCGGGAAAATTTGTTGAATATTTTCCGGGATAGCTGAAATGAGAACGGATCCACCTAAGATGATAGGAATAAGAAACACCTTGTTAACTAGTGAGGCTGCTCCTATTCCTAAGGTGGCTGTAATTTCTCCTTTTTTTGTCCCTGGCTCGGCACCAATCGCATTTTGGGCCGCTGCAGCAGAAGGCAGACACATGTTTCCTATGTTCCCTGTAAGGAAACTAATATACGTTCCTGATACACCCAACACAGGGAAATACATGATAGGTTCCAGTACCCACACAACCGCAACGATTCCAGCATAGGCAACAAATCCTGCGAGAATAATCGTCCAACCAGGGTGATATCCGAGAACAAATGAAAGATATACAGGCAGCGACAGCGTTAAAATGATAGCAGCCCACAGCGTTAGTCGCCCCCAGAAGTGAGCCTTACCATGAAACTTGTCCATGGCGAAATTTTGAGTATTTGTGGAAAGTTCCTTATTCTCAACAGTTTCTTGGTTTACGCTCATGATACAATCCCTCCTCGTTTCCTAATAGTGAGTGTTCAAAAAGTTGCCAAATGAGAAGGTCGACTAAGGTCACCACGACACGCGAGCAACGTCGACACTAGCACGTCCTGTGCATCGCAAGAAGATCAAGGTGGCGTAGTTTTGAGCACCGAGGAATTTACTTCTTGAATAGGCTTGTAGACGCAGGTGCACACGTACTTCAAAAGCAAACCAACGAAGAGATTCGACTCTTATCATTTGGTGACTTTTTGAACAAACCTCTTATAATGCGAAGTAACCG comes from the Halobacillus shinanisalinarum genome and includes:
- a CDS encoding amidohydrolase, which produces MSRSDLLQWIEQNQDKFTEIAQNIWDNPQLAYEEKYASNLQMTTLKEAGFRIENPVGDVNTAFVAEFGSGKPIIGVLGEFDALPGLSQKAGFTQEEVVPNGPGHGCGHNLLGTAGVEAVIALKEKMTEEDLSGTIRYYGCPAEEVLAGKTHMAKAGVFDDLDCALTWHPGNSNTVMNMSMQAMVSIKFHFKGITAHAAAAPHAGRSALDGVELMNVGTNYLREHVPDGTRIHYVITNGGLAPNIVPEAASVWYYIRASSKNQVEDILTRVKNIAKGAALMTETEVEHEVSAFPYDTLPNDSLNELMFSTMQEGSLPSFTEEEQSFAERLVETIKSKNTTGTFGNPVDELLPTNFSYDKQLAGKSIQGSTDVGDVSYITPTGMISTTCAPVGVQLHSWQATASFGTSIGYQGMHLAAKTMSLTAYDLLLNRNNILERAKEEFNERSEGKKYVAGI
- a CDS encoding small-conductance mechanosensitive channel is translated as MSVNQETVENKELSTNTQNFAMDKFHGKAHFWGRLTLWAAIILTLSLPVYLSFVLGYHPGWTIILAGFVAYAGIVAVVWVLEPIMYFPVLGVSGTYISFLTGNIGNMCLPSAAAAQNAIGAEPGTKKGEITATLGIGAASLVNKVFLIPIILGGSVLISAIPENIQQIFPLVLPAIFGGVLAQFAIKKPIYGVIALLIGLIINMTALVVYLKMLLCIVLTIGICLLLEKRNDAKQSV